In Zalophus californianus isolate mZalCal1 chromosome 4, mZalCal1.pri.v2, whole genome shotgun sequence, the following proteins share a genomic window:
- the NRBP2 gene encoding nuclear receptor-binding protein 2 isoform X5, whose protein sequence is MAAPEPAPRRGREREREDESEDESDILEESPCGRWQKRREQVNQGNMPGVQSTFLAMDTEEGVEVVWNELHFGDRKAFAAHEEKIQTMFEQLVLVDHPNIVKLHKYWLDASEARARVIFITEYVSSGSLKQFLKKTKKNHKAMNARAWKRWCTQILSALSFLHACSPPIIHGNLTSDTIFIQHNGLIKIGSVWHRIFSNALPDDLRSPIRAEREELRNLHFFPPEYGEVADGTAVDIFSFGMCALEMAVLEIQANGDTRVTEEAITRARHSLSDPNMREFILSCLARDPSHRPSAHNLLFHRVLFEVHSLKLLAAHCFIQHQYLMPENVVEEKTKAVDLHAVLAEIPRPPRPPLQWRYSEVSCLELDKFLEDVRNGIYPLMNFAAARPLGLPRVLAPPPEEAQKAKTPTPEPFDSETRKVIQMQCNLERSEDKARWHLTLLLVLEDRLHRQLTYDLLPTDSAQDLATELVHYGFVHEDDRTKLAAFLESTFLKYLGAQP, encoded by the exons ATGGCGGCCCCGGAGCCGGCGCCGAGGCGGGgccgggagcgggagcgggaggaTGAGAGCGAGGACGAGAGCGACATCCTGGAGGAGAGCCCGTGCGGCCGCTGGCAGAAGCGGCGAGAGCAG gTGAACCAGGGGAACATGCCAGGGGTCCAGAGCACCTTCCTGGCCATGGACacagaggagggggtggaggtggtGTGGAATGAGTTGCACTTCGGGGATAGGAAGGCCTTCGCGGCCCATGAG GAGAAGATCCAGACCATGTTTGAGCAGCTGGTGCTGGTAGACCACCCCAACATTGTCAAGCTGCACAAATACTGGCTGGATGCCTCAGAAGCCCGGGCGCGG GTCATCTTCATCACAGAGTACGTGTCATCGGGCAGCCTCAAGCAATTCCTcaaaaagaccaagaaaaacCACAAGGCCATGAACGCACGG GCCTGGAAGCGCTGGTGCACGCAGATCCTGTCTGCACTCAG cTTTCTGCATGCCTGCAGTCCCCCCATCATTCACGGGAACCTGACCAGTGATACCATCTTCATACAGCACAACGGCCTCATCAAGATTGGCTCTG TGTGGCACCGCATCTTCTCCAATG CGCTCCCAGACGATCTCCGAAGCCCGATCCGTGCTGAGCGTGAGGAGCTCCGGAACCTGCACTTTTTCCCGCCAGAGTATGGTG AGGTTGCCGATGGCACTGCTGTGGACATCTTCTCCTTTGGGATGTGTGCACTGGAG ATGGCTGTGCTGGAGATCCAAGCCAATGGAGACACCCGGGTCACAGAGGAGGCCATCACTCGTGCCAGGCACTCACTGAGCGACCCCAACATGCGG GAGTTCATCCTCTCCTGCCTGGCCCGGGACCCCAGCCATCGGCCCTCTGCCCACAACCTCCTCTTCCACCGCGTGCTCTTCGAAGTGCACTCGCTGAAGCTCCTGGCAGCTCACTGCTTCATCCAGCACCAGT ACCTCATGCCTGAGAATGTGGTGGAGGAAAAAACCAAGGCAGTGGACCTGCACGCAGTCCTGGCAGAGATCCCCCGGCCGCCCCGGCCCCCGCTGCAGTGGCG GTACTCGGAGGTCTCCTGCTTGGAGCTTGACAAATTCCTGGAGGATGTCAG GAATGGGATCTACCCGCTGATGAACTTTGCGGCGGCTCGGCCCCTGGGGCTGCCCCGTGTGCTGGCCCCACCCCCTGAGGAGGCGCAGAAGGCCAAGACCCCGACGCCAGAACCTTTTGACTCGGAGACCAGAAAG GTGATCCAGATGCAGTGCAACCTGGAGAGAAGTGAGGACAAGGCCCGCTGGCAt CTTACTCTGCTTCTGGTGCTGGAGGACCGGCTGCACCGGCAGCTCACTTATGACCTGCTCCCAA CCGACAGTGCCCAGGACCTTGCCACCGAGCTGGTACACTATGGCTTCGTTCACGAG gATGACCGGACCAAGCTGGCTGCCTTCCTGGAAAGCACCTTCCTCAAGTACCTTGGAGCTCAGCCGTGA
- the NRBP2 gene encoding nuclear receptor-binding protein 2 isoform X10, with protein MAAPEPAPRRGREREREDESEDESDILEESPCGRWQKRREQEKIQTMFEQLVLVDHPNIVKLHKYWLDASEARARPQAIPQKDQEKPQGHERTVWHRIFSNALPDDLRSPIRAEREELRNLHFFPPEYGEVADGTAVDIFSFGMCALEMAVLEIQANGDTRVTEEAITRARHSLSDPNMREFILSCLARDPSHRPSAHNLLFHRVLFEVHSLKLLAAHCFIQHQYLMPENVVEEKTKAVDLHAVLAEIPRPPRPPLQWRYSEVSCLELDKFLEDVRNGIYPLMNFAAARPLGLPRVLAPPPEEAQKAKTPTPEPFDSETRKVIQMQCNLERSEDKARWHPTVPRTLPPSWYTMASFTRMTGPSWLPSWKAPSSSTLELSRDLAPQPPGTSPGRPHGEAQHWARAQGTRG; from the exons ATGGCGGCCCCGGAGCCGGCGCCGAGGCGGGgccgggagcgggagcgggaggaTGAGAGCGAGGACGAGAGCGACATCCTGGAGGAGAGCCCGTGCGGCCGCTGGCAGAAGCGGCGAGAGCAG GAGAAGATCCAGACCATGTTTGAGCAGCTGGTGCTGGTAGACCACCCCAACATTGTCAAGCTGCACAAATACTGGCTGGATGCCTCAGAAGCCCGGGCGCGG CCTCAAGCAATTCCTcaaaaagaccaagaaaaacCACAAGGCCATGAACGCACGG TGTGGCACCGCATCTTCTCCAATG CGCTCCCAGACGATCTCCGAAGCCCGATCCGTGCTGAGCGTGAGGAGCTCCGGAACCTGCACTTTTTCCCGCCAGAGTATGGTG AGGTTGCCGATGGCACTGCTGTGGACATCTTCTCCTTTGGGATGTGTGCACTGGAG ATGGCTGTGCTGGAGATCCAAGCCAATGGAGACACCCGGGTCACAGAGGAGGCCATCACTCGTGCCAGGCACTCACTGAGCGACCCCAACATGCGG GAGTTCATCCTCTCCTGCCTGGCCCGGGACCCCAGCCATCGGCCCTCTGCCCACAACCTCCTCTTCCACCGCGTGCTCTTCGAAGTGCACTCGCTGAAGCTCCTGGCAGCTCACTGCTTCATCCAGCACCAGT ACCTCATGCCTGAGAATGTGGTGGAGGAAAAAACCAAGGCAGTGGACCTGCACGCAGTCCTGGCAGAGATCCCCCGGCCGCCCCGGCCCCCGCTGCAGTGGCG GTACTCGGAGGTCTCCTGCTTGGAGCTTGACAAATTCCTGGAGGATGTCAG GAATGGGATCTACCCGCTGATGAACTTTGCGGCGGCTCGGCCCCTGGGGCTGCCCCGTGTGCTGGCCCCACCCCCTGAGGAGGCGCAGAAGGCCAAGACCCCGACGCCAGAACCTTTTGACTCGGAGACCAGAAAG GTGATCCAGATGCAGTGCAACCTGGAGAGAAGTGAGGACAAGGCCCGCTGGCAt CCGACAGTGCCCAGGACCTTGCCACCGAGCTGGTACACTATGGCTTCGTTCACGAG gATGACCGGACCAAGCTGGCTGCCTTCCTGGAAAGCACCTTCCTCAAGTACCTTGGAGCTCAGCCGTGACCTcgcaccccagcccccagggacCAGCCCTGGCCGCCCACACGGGGAAGCTCAGCATTGGGCCAGGGCTCAGGGGACCAGGGGCTGA
- the NRBP2 gene encoding nuclear receptor-binding protein 2 isoform X2, with protein MAAPEPAPRRGREREREDESEDESDILEESPCGRWQKRREQVNQGNMPGVQSTFLAMDTEEGVEVVWNELHFGDRKAFAAHEEKIQTMFEQLVLVDHPNIVKLHKYWLDASEARARVSHGHRHTTGWDVATAGVGDGGWWQGPACSWRSPPAPQVIFITEYVSSGSLKQFLKKTKKNHKAMNARAWKRWCTQILSALSFLHACSPPIIHGNLTSDTIFIQHNGLIKIGSVWHRIFSNALPDDLRSPIRAEREELRNLHFFPPEYGEVADGTAVDIFSFGMCALEMAVLEIQANGDTRVTEEAITRARHSLSDPNMREFILSCLARDPSHRPSAHNLLFHRVLFEVHSLKLLAAHCFIQHQYLMPENVVEEKTKAVDLHAVLAEIPRPPRPPLQWRYSEVSCLELDKFLEDVRNGIYPLMNFAAARPLGLPRVLAPPPEEAQKAKTPTPEPFDSETRKVIQMQCNLERSEDKARWHLTLLLVLEDRLHRQLTYDLLPTDSAQDLATELVHYGFVHEDDRTKLAAFLESTFLKYLGAQP; from the exons ATGGCGGCCCCGGAGCCGGCGCCGAGGCGGGgccgggagcgggagcgggaggaTGAGAGCGAGGACGAGAGCGACATCCTGGAGGAGAGCCCGTGCGGCCGCTGGCAGAAGCGGCGAGAGCAG gTGAACCAGGGGAACATGCCAGGGGTCCAGAGCACCTTCCTGGCCATGGACacagaggagggggtggaggtggtGTGGAATGAGTTGCACTTCGGGGATAGGAAGGCCTTCGCGGCCCATGAG GAGAAGATCCAGACCATGTTTGAGCAGCTGGTGCTGGTAGACCACCCCAACATTGTCAAGCTGCACAAATACTGGCTGGATGCCTCAGAAGCCCGGGCGCGGGTGAGCCACGGGCACAGGCACACCACAGGGTGGGATGTGGccacagctggggtgggggatggggggtggtggcagggacCCGCCTGCAGTTGGCGGAGCCCGCCCGCCCCGCAGGTCATCTTCATCACAGAGTACGTGTCATCGGGCAGCCTCAAGCAATTCCTcaaaaagaccaagaaaaacCACAAGGCCATGAACGCACGG GCCTGGAAGCGCTGGTGCACGCAGATCCTGTCTGCACTCAG cTTTCTGCATGCCTGCAGTCCCCCCATCATTCACGGGAACCTGACCAGTGATACCATCTTCATACAGCACAACGGCCTCATCAAGATTGGCTCTG TGTGGCACCGCATCTTCTCCAATG CGCTCCCAGACGATCTCCGAAGCCCGATCCGTGCTGAGCGTGAGGAGCTCCGGAACCTGCACTTTTTCCCGCCAGAGTATGGTG AGGTTGCCGATGGCACTGCTGTGGACATCTTCTCCTTTGGGATGTGTGCACTGGAG ATGGCTGTGCTGGAGATCCAAGCCAATGGAGACACCCGGGTCACAGAGGAGGCCATCACTCGTGCCAGGCACTCACTGAGCGACCCCAACATGCGG GAGTTCATCCTCTCCTGCCTGGCCCGGGACCCCAGCCATCGGCCCTCTGCCCACAACCTCCTCTTCCACCGCGTGCTCTTCGAAGTGCACTCGCTGAAGCTCCTGGCAGCTCACTGCTTCATCCAGCACCAGT ACCTCATGCCTGAGAATGTGGTGGAGGAAAAAACCAAGGCAGTGGACCTGCACGCAGTCCTGGCAGAGATCCCCCGGCCGCCCCGGCCCCCGCTGCAGTGGCG GTACTCGGAGGTCTCCTGCTTGGAGCTTGACAAATTCCTGGAGGATGTCAG GAATGGGATCTACCCGCTGATGAACTTTGCGGCGGCTCGGCCCCTGGGGCTGCCCCGTGTGCTGGCCCCACCCCCTGAGGAGGCGCAGAAGGCCAAGACCCCGACGCCAGAACCTTTTGACTCGGAGACCAGAAAG GTGATCCAGATGCAGTGCAACCTGGAGAGAAGTGAGGACAAGGCCCGCTGGCAt CTTACTCTGCTTCTGGTGCTGGAGGACCGGCTGCACCGGCAGCTCACTTATGACCTGCTCCCAA CCGACAGTGCCCAGGACCTTGCCACCGAGCTGGTACACTATGGCTTCGTTCACGAG gATGACCGGACCAAGCTGGCTGCCTTCCTGGAAAGCACCTTCCTCAAGTACCTTGGAGCTCAGCCGTGA